Within Spinacia oleracea cultivar Varoflay chromosome 4, BTI_SOV_V1, whole genome shotgun sequence, the genomic segment GATGTTTTACACGTTTGACTCTGTTTGGTTTACCTAAATTcgacttatttgaacttatttttgctcAAAAGAACTTATTTGTGTTTTAAATTGTCTGGAAAAATTGAAATAAGTTAAAACGAACAAACCTTTAACTTGTGTGACAACCTAAATTCAAGCACGTTACTTTATTCATTCAACCACTTGCACCAAATGAACATCATACATTCATAATTAAGCAAGTGTTGCATTTTAGGAAATGAGAAAGACACAAATCtttcaatatattttttttaatatctttTTAGAATATATTAAAAATAACGATTTTTAACCATATACCCTTTACAAATTTTTAAAAATGGCGGTTTGACGTGTCAGGCCTGTCCACGTGGCTACCCATGGGTCAGGGCGCGTGATCCATGGTCCAAAACCATTTTTTCTAGGTTGAGTATAAAAGCATTCTTTCCCACTCTTTTCCCTATTTTCAAATCACTGTTCATCacttagagagagaaaaccgTTCGACTTCTTCCattttatgagagagaaagcTTCTTCTCTTTGATCTTCTCTTCGATTGCTTCAATTTCTGTAAGTTTTTTGCATTTTTACTTGTTTTTCTTTGTTCGTCTCTTCTTCGTACTAATTTCGCCTTTTTTTTGTTCGATTTAGGGTTTCGAAAGTGTGATTGTGATTTTTTTCTGTTCTTCTTCAACATTCGGTAATTTCTTTCTATTTTCATCtactttttgttcaattttgtcatcatttcatgtttgtttttgttttcttactgtttttggttttgatttagGGTTTCGTAACTGCGATTTGTGATAATTTcggttgttcttcattttcgacAATACTTTGTAAGTTTCATGTCATTTCTCcttctttttgttcaatttattcataatttgaagtTCGTTTTGGTTTTCTTACTGTTTTTGGTCTTTTTTTAGGTTTTCGTAACTGCGATTTGTGATTATCTcggttgttcttcattttcgacAACACTTTGTAAGTTTCTTGTCATTTCTCcttctttttgttcaattttttcATAATTTGAAGTTCGTTTTGGTTTTCTTACTGTTTTTGGtctttttttagggttttgtaaCTGCGATTCGTGTTTTTAGGTTTTTAAGGTCTTTTTCTGTTGATTTAGTGTTTTCATTTTCTCAAACttgtatttgtttttattttttcgtATGATTTTATCTACATGTAGATGTTTTAGTTTAGAATTTTGTGCATTTAGTTAAGATACCAGTATTTTTAGTTTTGATCTTTTTCATATTTCCCAATTTATTCTTGTTTAACAGGACACATGTATTAGTTTCGTATTTGTTGTTATTAGTTTAGTATTGACATTCGTTAGTtaagtttttaaaaaaatttgtgatttatttaaattaaatgttTCCTGACAAATTAGTTAGTTtgttaaccaattagttaactgCACAATCCAATCAGTTAACTATTTTTACCAGTTAGTGATTCTTTCAAAGCAATTAGTTATACTCTGACATTCATTAGTTAAGTTTTTAAACGaattagttatttatttaactTAAAAGTATATTATTATGCAtggcatatatatatatatatatatatatatatatatatatatatatatatatatatatatatatatatatatatatatatatatatatatatatataaattatttatatatgtatgtataaattatttatttgagGGAAAATTTAgtgtcgtttattaattatgGGACAAATTGTTCGATAAAATACACGGAGCAACCTCTACAGGACAGTGGTTCTCCCAAACTTTCAATACCAAAAGACACTAATCTACCGTAGACCTGATCAAGACAAGCCCGGCCCATCATCTAGCTAGATTAGATTGGTACATGGACTTGGGCCGGGTCTGGGCCTTATTTTATCGGACAATTTAGCTAGATTAGTGCCTTTTGGTACATCCCTCCCTTCATTCATCCATCATTTtggtttttttaaatttttgttgttgtttgttatatTACTAACACATCTTCTACTTCATATTtctcattcaacatcaattcatcatttaatttatgtatatTCATTCAACCTTTTCCACTTCATCTCAATCAATATCaatattccatttaatttatatacATTATTTCAACCTTCAAATTCCACCTATACTATTTAAATCACACGAAGTATATTTCTACTAAAATTACAAGCCTCCAATAGCATTAGGACTTTAAAAGACCAATAAACAATTACTATATAAGgcccgttctttgaacgggctcaagagctatttttttaaaaaatggaaaaaatactaaggactcaccaggacgtgacacatgtcattcctgatgtgtcttttagtatatagtaatagatagatagatatatATTAGATTCTATATCCTCATCTCGTAGCTCATTCGCCCTAATGGGGTGGAACACGTTTATGTAAACGCCTTTCTACAGGTTATCATAATCTTGGTGGATCTCGATTTAATTcattaactagtttttgggcccggcGATGCCCTGGGTTAGTACATTAATGACATTCACATTTACTTATATATTTCTCTTTTACAATGGTAACGTGAAATATCTAATAGCTTAGTTGTAAAAGCTTTAATGcttaaactcaaggtcaagggtTCAAACCTTACGCAAAACATGTTTGACATTTTCATGTATATGAAAGATCATATGAGACGAACGACGACTCATGAGCTGAGTACCACGTGTCACATAAACTTTCTTATAAACGCattttagtatataatatagatGAGACTTCTCGGTCttttcctcaaaaaaaaaaaaaaaaaaagcacatAATGTTCATTAACAATCAACATATAAAAAAACCTAATAAAATTAAACACACGCGTCTGCATCTATCTATAAGGAGAATAATGTAGTTAGAATATTATGATAGGAAGCTAATGCTAATCACGGGTCTAAACCTAagtgcagatttttttttttataagtaaAATGTTCTTTTATGTAGTATGGATTAGTAAGGAACGACTTGATTACTTTACATAATTGATGTTTCACATCATATACACACTCGTATTATATAACTAGAATTAAGCCCGTGCGATACACGGATCAATACATTAAAACTACAGAGGGAATGCATGTTTTGTTACACCCGTCGTGAAAGGGGGATTGGGTCGTCATAATTGACTACCTCATCACATATATCGATCATGTTAGtaattataatatttcacttaAAACACGGGATTTGAGCCATTCGttaatgagattttttttttgtgtgtgtaatGTAGCTGTATTATTATATAGAACATGGTAGTTGACTCCTAATAAAATTTATctattattatcttttactaagTATTTATTTACCTTTATATATATACCTTTAACAATACTAAATTTTTAGCGTAAGTTTTTTTAGTTTGAAATATATTTCCGaagaattacataatatatccaccaaaaatataaataaccaATTTCCAAACATGTTGGGCTTCTAGTTATAACAAATAAGAACCCTTTTAAAACTTGAGCCCAACTCGATCGCATTCTTTTTAAGCTTTGAAGCATCGAAAACTAGGGTTTAAGCTCTCCTATCCTTCATCTTCTCTCACTCTCTCCTACACGGCGCCTGGGTTGATTCTTTCGAATCTCGTCTTGCAACTACTCAACAATGGCGGAACAGGTACAATTCAACCTTATTGCttccatttatttattttcgatCTCAATTTTTAACCCTAAGTTTTTAATATATTATCGTCTTTATTAATTTACATTTCGTTAATTTTTGGTACAGACTGAGAAGGCTTTCTTGAAGCAGCCGAAAGTATTTTTgaggtattatcttatttttAGATTGAAATGGAATGCGAATTTGGTTGATTATGAAAGTTTATTTTTAACCTACAATTGAAATTTTGTATTGAAATTGTAGCTCGAAGAAAACTGGAAAGGGAAAGAGGCCTGGGAAAGGAGGAAATCGCTTCTGGAAGAGCATTGGTTTGAGCTTTAAGACTCCCAGAGAAGCTATTGaaggtatttatttatttttaaaaatatttttgttgCTGATTTGACTGATTTTTGGGTTTATTAAGAATATTTTGCTAATGTCGATCGAATATTGTAATTTGAAAGTGAGTGATTAAGGTCTTAGGGCTTGAATGCAATTATGTTTTGTTGCTGGTAAAAAAATTGGGTGTCTCTACGTTGATGGGTTTCAGAGTTCGGGGGTGGTATGAATGTGTGAATGTGTGCAGTGTAATATTTTTTTAGCTGTCTTAGTAGTTTGTTTGAGATGATGCTCCCGGTTCAGAAGAAACTTGCTGTTGAAACTGGTCAGTTTTAGGAGAGGTTTTATAGTTTCTGGAATGGATTATGTGTTCTTCAGTGTTGTTGGCGCTCATCATTGGTGATCATTGTGTTCGAGGGCTGCATTTTCTTTATGCACTTTAATAATGCctttgaacttatggtgcacaAAGCTCTTGAGAGTTTTACTCTTTACGAGTAGTAATTggtttggattgaatttgattggttgactgCATTGCATCTGCGGGAACTACAAAGGTTGGAGAGGTTATTAGTGTGATATTAGTCCATGTCTTGGTGTGGTTTCTGAGACCGGTTAGGTTTGGGGAGCGGTATTTAAGTTGGTTACCCATTATTGGTCTGGGATTGGGCAACTTGATGTGGAAACATATTAGAGTCTTTGCTGGTCACGGCACATAGGCAGGTTCATGTTGGTATCAGCACTTAAAAGACTGCAAATCAGCATAGTTAGTTTGGTGTTTAGTGGCTTGTTACTGATTTATTTGCTTTAGCATTTTTGGCGCAATCTGTCTAGTATTCGGAAACTAGCTTGTTTATGCGTTTGGTATTTACTTTGAACTCTTCATAATCTAATAATATTTTGAGAGTTTATAGTAGTGGATTTGTTGGCTGATTTAAACTTATCTAACGCGAGGGACATGACTTTTGTTATGGTTCGACTATTAAAGGAATTTAAATTTGTCATTTGCTTCGTGaacttttatttgtttattggaTCTCAACTggataaaattaaattatcccCTCTCTTCAACACAAACGTGCTGCTGTTAGAAACGACTGTAGATTTACTCATCAGACAGTACTTTATGGCGGAGATGAACTATTTTATTCAAAGGAGGCCTTACTGGACTCTTTAATATTATTGGAGTATATTTGAACTATGTGTCATTGTGGCATTAAATGAGTATTATGGCTTTTGGGCATAGTATATAGTTTACCCTTTATATAGGATAATATTCCACTCTCCCGGGAAAGTATGGATGTCAAAAGATGCACTGAAGAGATGTTGAAACCCATGGAGAGGAAGCTTAAACTTACCTCGGTTCCTGATAAATACAGAGTTCAGGTTTAAATAATGATAAGGAGGAAAAGATACTTCCTTTCAGATTGGTGCTATTTCTTCTGCAGTGcaccaattttttttgttatttggtTATGGAAAAGTACACAAGGTGAGAAACATGTTAGTTGTTTCCTCTTGATTAGGACTTGAGAGAAATCTTATGTTCGACCGAAACTTAGAACTGTTTTGGATAGGCACTCAAGCTATTATCAAGAGAAAAAAAGTGGTGTCATAGAAAGCACTTGAATGTTGATTGAACTCCGTTAAACACCAGCTAATGCCACCAATTGCTTGGCATATATATGGTATATGGTGTAAAGAGCTCACAGGTAGAAGACACGTGATAGCGTAGCAGTCTATATACAAGATTTTGTTAGGAATGATGACAAAGAGATGAAGTAATAATCCTTTGTATATGCTTTTGTACTTAACAAGTGCTTTGTTGTGTTTCATTTGGTCAATGTTCAAGATTTTGTTTATTCTATGTGCTGGTCCTGCAAAAGCTATTTTTAACTCTTTTTTTGAAGGAAGCTATTTTTAATTGAGGTCTCATTCATTGTATGTTAATATGTTATCGGTTTAGGAGGTATATCTGTAGTTTCTGCATCATTCCTAGCTATGTTTCTTTAATCCTTCCTATCATGTATGGTAAGGGACTATTATATGTGTATCATTGTGCTTATTGATCTTCATATGCTCAATTTATTTTGTGGTTATTGTTGTGTGTTGTCAGTCAGACATAACAAGTGAACTTATGTTTGATGTCAGGAACATACATTGACAAGAAATGTCCCTTCACCGGTTCTGTTTCAATCAGAGGACGTATTTTAGCTGGTACTTGCCACAGTGCTAAGATGCAGAGAACCATCATTGTTCGCCGGAACTATCTTCATTACATCAAGAAGTACCAAAGGCAAGATATAGCTATTTCCCTCTCACACTGGCTATGGTAAATGTGATTGTAATGTATTCTTATTTTGTTTTCGATGGTTTTCTGTCTGCAGGTACGAGAAGAGACACTCAAACATCCCTGCACATGTGTCACCTTGCTTCCGTGTCAAAGAAGGAGACCATGTTATCATTGGTCAATGCAGGTTTGCTACTCATGAATCATTTATActgctatttgcatattttgaAAACAATATCATAGTAGTGAATATTCATTTGTTATCCACATATTTATGCAGGCCTATCTCAAAGACAGTGAGGTTCAATGTGTTGAAGGTGATTCCAGCTGGAGCTGCTGCTGGAGGAAAGAAGGCTTTCGCAGGACTGTAAGGTGTTGTTTGGACAGATATTGTGGTGTAGCTAGGATCTGTTTTTGGGGCTTGAAATTTAATGATGTTTTGCAGACCCTTAAATTTTGATACTAGAACTCAGTTTTTATGATTACTGAATACTAACTACTCCATGCTTCTTTGTTAAAATCTTGGGAATTTTAGTTCAAATATCTTTATGTTGTCAAATGTTTTGTTTTAGGACCTAATGTATGTCATTTGGCAATGTTATTGCTGCAATCACTTCAGCTTTTCTAGTATCATTGAAAGATGATGCTATTCTGTATGGCAACATATCActtaaaacaaacacaactggatTCAGAACCAATTTGAGAACTGTTGAATgcaagattttccatgaattatGGTACATATCAAAgcttaaacatgtaaatttggGTTATGTTATCGTTTGATTTCCCAAGCTGGTAGTTTGATGTCTGTAAAGATATAGAAGGGCACGACAGACCCGCCCCGATAGAGAGTGGACTTGGTGTGAGGCGGGCCCGCCCAGGGGCAACTACTAGTGATCATCCTGAAGCCCGACCTGACCCACATCCATATTTAGTCTAGAGTTCGTTATGTCCATGTTTAGTTTAACGTATTTCAGGAACTCATTTATTTTAGATCAGATCATATTAGAAAAATTAAGTTTAGATCAAATCAAATAGgaagaaataaggtgaaccaAACGACGCCTAAGTTAGATTTCTACATAACACTAACTCTTCTTAGCTTTTAGAAATACCAATGTTTCTTGGCCGTGAGCGCTTCTTCAAGGTAATAATTATTTTGTTGGAATGTATAGATcactacttcctctgttctcaTTTGACTTCTTTTTGTGATTTACATATaggaaaaaacatagtcatgtgaaatcttattagattcgtctggCAAACGTgcttaaataattgtgtcatttaaaaaagaagatTCGtctggcaaacgtgcctaaataattgtgtcatttaaaaaagaacagagaaaAGTATTATATTGCAATCATTTAATACGTCCGTAGTTGATTATTGAAAATTAAACATATTATTATATTCAAGAATTGATTGAGCACTACTTAGTATACGAAATCAGTGTTTATCCTTTAAAAGTAAATTTATTTACCCCTAAAAGTATCCTCAACTTGTCGTACATAATTATACATATCAACTCGTCGTTAAATATATTACTCctccttatttttttttacttgtatcAATTTAACACCCACTATTTATATACTAAATTTGACTTGAAATTTTTATCAATATATAATAATCAACTGTTATTATGTaaaaattttagattaattagaATGCATATTTTTATGCCTATTATTCTGTTAGCTTGAGTCTACCAAAGGCTTATTTAAATTGTGCACTCTAAGATATTGTTAAACAATTCTATATTATggtatttgtttccttctttgtaCCGACtacgttatttatatattttcatagtaaaaatattttagTGACACATTGCCTATGGGACGCCCATATGTACCATTTAGAATCCAACGCGTAGGATtgcaactaaatgttgtcgcaacttacgACATTTATCATCAACCTTGTTGTTTTGCTATTTGTTCTACATTGTATATGACGAATTTATTCCTAGTCGTGGCACGCATTAGttatacgaaaatgataaaggtcgcaacatgcgacctttaagccgtgtcacaatgatgacatgacatgtttatgtgtcatgatttaaattgaaaactgaaatatttaacttatactccctccgttttgaaataatgcgAACACTTACGCATTTAAAAACAACCAAGATAAATGATTGGAATGTAATAAATAAGTATGAAAAAAGTGAAATGTTGTAagaaaagaataataataaaaatgaggTTGAGTGAAGTGAAGTAAGAAAAGAAGAATTAAAAAATAGGTTGGGTGGAAAGTTATGAGTAAAAGAGAATATAAAAGTAGATTGAGCGGAATGTTATAAGTAAAGTGGGAAAAATAGTAGTGTGAATTCACTAAATAGGATGACTCATCTACCAAAATTAGAATAAAGCATATTGTCCCTACTATTTTGAAActgttataaaatatatattatgatggatgcccattatacccttacccctatataatatatgtatgtgtatatattatatatCTGCCTATGGATATGGATGAATAAGATATAACTGACATAcagtttctctcttcctctctctccctttctctctacTTTCATAATACGTTATCAGCACCATTGTTAACCGTTGATGAAAATCAAAGGAAACCGCGATTGAACAacgagaatacaacaagaattTATCATTATCGGTTAGTCAAATATTTTTGTATTATAATTATATTCATCAATTTCTTTTACAAGTATTATTATATagtattgattttaattgttcTCGGTTAGTAAAGTTATCAATATTCTAGACTTCACATGTTTTTAGAATTGTTAATTATACGTATATCATGATTAGTGCACCTATATATGATACTCTAATGATTTTTTTATAACCGTCAAATCGCATGATATTTACCAATGGCTGGCGATTTATTCAAGTTTAAGGAGATTGATTTTGTTTAGTATTATGAGGAAGTCGGCAAATTAACCGTCATGCAGTACATCTACTACCAATAATTAAGAGTTAGTAGTATGATTTGCATTtataattttcatgatttaattTGCTTTTAAAGTAGTTATCATGATTCAACTTTCATAATGTTTAATTGCTTATCTAGACACCATATTTGTGATTATTTGTTCGTATGTTTTATAACACATACTACCTCGTTtcataaagttctttacgctttggaaaatgtgttcaaagtatgaaaactttgaccgtaaattcccactattatatacatcaaaatgttacatataagatcttgttagattgatcTTGTTAttcattttcagaatatcaactttttataattttttcacatatgaaattgaatatattaatagttaaatattgcattgaagtccgtgcaaatagtaactgtaaataactttatgaaacggaggtagtatgttaTTAATTAGTATAATATTTTCCTTTAATTTCAATTCGTAATCTAGGATGATTACGGCAAGTACAACGACGTAGTTGCAATTTGTCCGTATGTTTAATGACACCATGTATGAATTATGATTGACAGAAGAACTAGCAATGATATTGTGTTTTTCTTATAGCAGGTGGAGTATCATGTTAACGATTCTATGTTGTTTCCCATTTATTAATTACATTAACAAATGCGTTGATTGTTGTAATTGTTAGTTTTGGAGTATTGGATTTGCATGATAAATATAtttagggatgtcagtggggtgGGTTTCGCtggagacccgccccgcatccgccccaagtaggcggggatggaggtaggtttggcgggtgatggggcggggatgggtataaaaatcgtacccgccatgggtgatggggcgggtgtggattttgtgttgaacccgccccatccccgcccgccccgccccatccccactcgccccgcttcatacccgccatgggtgatggggtgggtttggatttatttgcatctttaggtgataatataaatttaggtgagatttttatgttttttgtttgaattttttttatgacgagtattttttgattatataggttactttagtcattagtattttttttttttttttctatagttAACTTTGACTAATCCGTATATATATCAAAtatttgctaaataagaaaaattaggtgggtattagcgcgggtatgaagcggggataagacggggatggatacccaaTTGGATGgcggggcggggatggattttagcttacacccgttggggcggggatggggatgaattttgtacccgccatgggtgatggggcggggatggggatgaaaattttaggtgaggatggggatggagggacctacatccgcatccgccccgccccattgacatccctaaatATATTCCTATACTTAATGCTACTTTGCGGTTATGGCCTTGAAATTACCTTTCTATTTAAGGAAACCGTCcctattatttcgaaacggataGAGTATAACCTACTTCGTGTTATACATGTTTTAAAAAAAGGtttgaaaatcttaatattctaatttgtttcattctttatatcgactatcttatttacatattttcaaagTACAAATATTAc encodes:
- the LOC110782674 gene encoding 40S ribosomal protein S11, whose amino-acid sequence is MAEQTEKAFLKQPKVFLSSKKTGKGKRPGKGGNRFWKSIGLSFKTPREAIEGTYIDKKCPFTGSVSIRGRILAGTCHSAKMQRTIIVRRNYLHYIKKYQRYEKRHSNIPAHVSPCFRVKEGDHVIIGQCRPISKTVRFNVLKVIPAGAAAGGKKAFAGL